A genome region from Helicobacter jaachi includes the following:
- a CDS encoding tetraacyldisaccharide 4'-kinase translates to MRWIDAYFYRPNFIQKCISIALLPICVLFSIGAFVRRKVGRFYNFPIPIVSVGNLIAGGSGKTPFIIEVAKDYECAAIVSRGYKRTSKGLVVVSQWGKIQVSQAQAGDEPYLMARELNQASVIVCKNRVKAIEKAIALGAKVIFLDDGFRFRFAKLNIVLEPLLKPYFRFCLPSGIYRELPSAYKDADIVVQEGKDYTREVEIESPSPRMLLLTAIANPARLDAFLPSIVGKITLKDHARFDKDFLTQAMKEYNATSLLVTSKDEVKLLDYGFKLSVMRLRLHIDSVILEQIRAYVQHYKK, encoded by the coding sequence ATGCGATGGATTGATGCATATTTTTATCGACCAAATTTTATACAAAAGTGCATAAGCATCGCACTTTTGCCTATTTGTGTGCTTTTTAGCATAGGGGCTTTTGTGCGGCGCAAAGTGGGTAGATTCTATAATTTTCCCATTCCTATTGTGAGCGTGGGCAATCTCATCGCCGGCGGGAGCGGCAAAACACCCTTTATCATCGAAGTAGCAAAAGACTATGAGTGCGCAGCAATAGTCTCACGCGGATATAAGCGCACTTCAAAAGGGCTTGTGGTGGTGAGCCAATGGGGTAAAATCCAAGTTTCACAAGCACAAGCGGGCGATGAACCTTATCTTATGGCACGTGAATTAAATCAAGCAAGCGTTATTGTGTGCAAAAACAGGGTAAAAGCCATAGAAAAAGCCATAGCTTTGGGCGCAAAAGTCATTTTTTTAGATGATGGATTTCGCTTTAGATTTGCTAAGTTAAACATCGTGCTTGAGCCGCTTTTGAAGCCATATTTTAGATTCTGTTTGCCTAGTGGGATTTATCGCGAATTGCCTAGCGCGTATAAAGATGCCGATATAGTCGTGCAGGAGGGCAAAGACTACACGCGCGAAGTGGAGATAGAATCTCCTAGCCCTAGAATGCTTTTGCTCACAGCCATTGCCAATCCTGCGCGCCTTGATGCGTTTTTGCCCTCTATTGTGGGAAAAATTACGCTAAAAGACCACGCGCGTTTTGATAAAGATTTTCTTACCCAAGCCATGAAAGAATATAACGCCACAAGCCTGCTTGTAACGAGTAAAGATGAGGTAAAGCTGCTTGATTATGGCTTTAAACTTAGTGTTATGCGGCTGCGGCTGCACATAGATTCTGTAATATTAGAGCAAATTAGGGCTTATGTGCAGCATTACAAAAAGTAA
- a CDS encoding NAD+ synthase, translating to MDTFITQCSAFIRDELASRGFSRVVLGLSGGVDSAVVATLASKALGSQYVRVLLMPSLSSNPTHFDDALNLAQSLNLDSSIIQLGSFQEAFALQEGMDLSGAFMNGLDKAQKLRMGNFCARLRMALLYDCASAENALVLGTSNKSELLLGYGTIFGDLACAINPIGGLYKSEIFALARALFVPQNIINKKPSADLFAYQSDEADLGYSYERIDAFLRAFVAAHGLDSMHLSADTKNALLEQGFDWQMIQSLSARVYKNAFKRAMPTIFDPKTSNPKE from the coding sequence ATGGACACATTTATTACGCAATGCAGCGCTTTTATCCGAGATGAGCTAGCCTCGCGCGGCTTTTCGCGTGTAGTTTTGGGCTTAAGCGGTGGCGTAGATTCTGCAGTGGTGGCTACTTTAGCGAGCAAAGCACTAGGTAGTCAATATGTGCGCGTGCTGCTTATGCCCTCTCTTAGCTCAAATCCAACGCATTTTGATGATGCGCTTAATCTCGCCCAATCTTTAAACCTTGATAGCAGCATTATCCAGCTTGGCTCTTTTCAAGAAGCCTTTGCCTTGCAGGAGGGAATGGATTTAAGTGGGGCGTTTATGAATGGATTAGATAAAGCCCAAAAGCTGCGTATGGGGAATTTCTGTGCACGCTTAAGAATGGCTTTGCTGTATGATTGCGCGAGTGCAGAAAATGCGCTTGTGTTAGGCACGAGCAATAAAAGTGAGCTGCTTTTGGGCTATGGCACGATTTTTGGGGATTTGGCTTGCGCGATTAATCCTATTGGCGGATTGTATAAAAGTGAGATTTTTGCCCTAGCGCGCGCGCTTTTTGTGCCACAAAATATCATTAACAAAAAGCCAAGCGCGGATTTATTTGCCTATCAAAGCGATGAGGCAGATTTGGGCTATAGTTATGAGCGCATTGATGCGTTTTTAAGGGCTTTTGTAGCAGCTCATGGGCTAGATTCTATGCACCTTAGCGCGGATACAAAAAATGCGCTTTTAGAGCAGGGATTTGATTGGCAGATGATACAATCTTTGAGCGCGCGTGTTTATAAAAATGCCTTTAAACGCGCTATGCCTACTATTTTTGACCCAAAAACTTCCAACCCAAAGGAATAA
- a CDS encoding SIR2 family NAD-dependent protein deacylase → MPKLVVFSGAGLSAESGLATFRNSNGLWAQYDPMEVCNYENWLDNFALVHRFYNLRRQELAKVQPNAMHKYLATLDKKLKSVEVIHITQNVDDLLERAGARNIMHIHGELTKLICPQCQHVTNIGYNAYTPAPCEQCGYTKVKPKIIFFFEQAPLYAPMYEILSSLSHNDMALVIGTSGNVVDISMLLTYAQRGGKRIGSKILNNLAPSKSITESVFDKIFYKPTTEAIADIDKEILAFFN, encoded by the coding sequence ATGCCAAAACTGGTGGTTTTTAGCGGTGCGGGACTAAGTGCAGAATCTGGGCTAGCGACTTTTCGCAATAGTAATGGATTATGGGCGCAGTATGACCCTATGGAAGTGTGCAATTATGAAAATTGGCTTGATAATTTTGCATTGGTGCATAGATTCTATAATCTACGCAGACAGGAGCTAGCCAAAGTGCAGCCAAATGCGATGCATAAATATCTTGCTACACTGGATAAAAAGCTTAAATCAGTTGAGGTGATACACATCACGCAAAATGTAGATGATTTACTTGAGCGCGCAGGGGCGAGAAATATAATGCATATTCATGGCGAGCTTACAAAGCTTATTTGCCCGCAATGTCAGCATGTCACAAATATAGGCTATAATGCCTACACACCCGCACCTTGTGAGCAATGCGGTTATACTAAAGTGAAGCCAAAAATTATCTTTTTCTTTGAGCAAGCCCCGCTATATGCGCCCATGTATGAGATTCTCTCCTCACTTTCACATAATGATATGGCGCTAGTGATTGGCACAAGTGGGAATGTAGTGGATATTAGTATGCTGCTCACATACGCGCAGAGGGGTGGAAAGCGCATAGGCTCTAAGATTTTAAATAATCTCGCGCCAAGCAAAAGCATTACAGAATCTGTATTTGATAAAATTTTTTATAAGCCAACTACAGAGGCAATAGCAGATATTGACAAAGAAATTTTGGCGTTCTTTAACTAA
- the petA gene encoding ubiquinol-cytochrome c reductase iron-sulfur subunit, which translates to MQDTKRRDFLGMALGGVAAVGAVASLYAMKRSWDPLPSVVSAGFTTFDLSALQEGILHTVEWRGKPVYILKKLANAQKVEGRDFEVGGALYTVGIQICTHLGCIPSFNQASQEFACACHGGRFDASGVNEAGTPPPRPMDIPPFKIDGTKMVLGEEGQEYKALLEVKKA; encoded by the coding sequence ATGCAAGACACAAAAAGACGCGATTTCTTGGGAATGGCTCTAGGTGGTGTCGCTGCTGTGGGCGCGGTGGCGTCTTTGTATGCGATGAAACGCTCTTGGGACCCATTGCCTAGCGTTGTTTCAGCTGGTTTTACTACATTTGATTTAAGCGCATTGCAAGAGGGCATACTGCACACGGTGGAGTGGAGAGGTAAGCCTGTATATATTCTCAAAAAATTAGCTAATGCCCAAAAAGTAGAGGGGCGCGACTTTGAAGTAGGTGGCGCACTCTATACAGTTGGAATTCAAATCTGCACGCATTTGGGCTGTATCCCTAGCTTTAATCAAGCCTCGCAAGAATTTGCCTGCGCTTGCCATGGAGGGAGGTTTGATGCTTCGGGTGTTAATGAAGCTGGCACACCTCCACCACGCCCTATGGATATTCCACCCTTTAAAATCGATGGCACAAAAATGGTCTTAGGCGAAGAAGGGCAAGAATACAAAGCCTTGCTTGAAGTAAAGAAAGCATAA
- a CDS encoding cytochrome b, producing MEVKKANGLVDWLDQRLALKKFLEVMMTKYWIPKNINFLWAMGVVLLVLFTLLVVSGLFLLMYYKPDVNLAFDSVNHTIMSEVAFGWLWRHIHAVAASMIFLIIYIHMFVAIYYGSFKKGREMVWIGGMLLFVLFSAEAFSGYMLPWGQMSYWAAAVITNLFGGIPVIGPDVVEWVRGNFVVADSTLTRFFMLHVCLLPIVIIGVIALHFYTLRMPHVNNETGEHIDFEAEAKKYEEGKKKESKVIPFWPVFLSKDIFVVCSFMIGFFYLVCFHFDFAMDPINFDPANNMKTPAHIYPEWYFLWSYEVLRGFFFSADLGLIAFGIAQVAFLFLPWLDRSPNVAPAHKRPGYFVWYCLLVVDMIVLTIFGKLPPEGANNFIGFVASIGFLFLVFVALPIVTMLENKKEAHQ from the coding sequence ATGGAAGTGAAAAAAGCTAATGGCTTGGTGGATTGGCTAGACCAACGCCTTGCTCTTAAGAAATTTTTAGAAGTGATGATGACAAAATATTGGATTCCCAAAAATATCAACTTCTTATGGGCTATGGGCGTGGTGCTGCTCGTGCTATTTACTTTACTTGTAGTGAGCGGACTATTTTTGCTTATGTATTATAAGCCTGATGTGAATTTGGCTTTTGATAGTGTAAATCATACCATTATGAGCGAAGTGGCATTTGGCTGGCTGTGGCGGCATATTCACGCAGTGGCTGCAAGTATGATATTCCTCATCATTTATATCCATATGTTTGTGGCTATTTATTATGGCTCGTTTAAAAAAGGGCGCGAAATGGTGTGGATTGGCGGTATGCTGCTTTTTGTGCTATTTTCTGCAGAAGCATTTAGCGGCTATATGTTGCCTTGGGGACAGATGAGCTACTGGGCGGCGGCTGTTATTACTAATCTTTTTGGTGGGATTCCTGTGATTGGCCCTGATGTGGTTGAATGGGTGCGCGGAAACTTTGTAGTAGCAGATTCTACATTGACACGATTTTTTATGCTGCATGTTTGCTTGCTGCCTATCGTGATTATTGGCGTGATTGCGCTGCATTTTTATACGCTAAGAATGCCGCATGTGAATAATGAAACAGGCGAGCATATCGACTTTGAAGCAGAAGCAAAAAAATATGAAGAAGGCAAGAAAAAAGAATCTAAAGTCATTCCTTTCTGGCCTGTATTTTTATCAAAAGATATTTTTGTTGTGTGTAGCTTTATGATTGGGTTTTTCTATCTAGTATGCTTTCATTTTGATTTTGCTATGGACCCCATTAACTTTGACCCAGCAAATAATATGAAAACGCCCGCGCATATCTACCCTGAATGGTATTTCTTGTGGAGCTATGAGGTATTAAGAGGATTTTTCTTTAGCGCAGATTTAGGATTAATTGCCTTTGGTATTGCGCAAGTGGCGTTTTTATTCTTGCCATGGCTTGATAGAAGCCCTAATGTTGCGCCCGCTCATAAACGCCCGGGCTATTTTGTATGGTATTGCCTGCTTGTGGTAGATATGATTGTGCTTACTATCTTTGGTAAGCTCCCACCAGAAGGAGCAAATAATTTCATTGGTTTTGTGGCTTCGATTGGATTTTTATTCCTTGTATTTGTCGCCCTGCCTATAGTTACTATGCTTGAAAACAAGAAGGAGGCACACCAATGA
- a CDS encoding c-type cytochrome, which translates to MKELKILAILIVVVGVLYWGVEPLAHATFHPEVAKADFAFKDLQEVDISKGDAERGKALIEANCIGCHTLNDVGIAGGDMAMYFRDDKEATISTPDISTAGAIYHEKFLANLIMNPIETLHLSHKFPNFDFPMPPYAGDENQEQEVADMVAYLKSIGSVSLKKQVLESQEFVSKKERIEKANISESQKQNEIAKLEDSLTNKAVFLNACSRCHTMKYDKVASKTTPQSLGIYLGSAAPDLSTIIRSKGEHYLEYFINDPQKVSYKSIQEAIIKKQGSLPANDKKSDWQDDKDYSNLAKELGVMPVGLSMPRVGLTQESQERVVAYLESIGDSKKAERESLGVKIMIFFAVMSVLAYLWKRRIWSEVH; encoded by the coding sequence ATGAAAGAGTTAAAAATTCTAGCTATTCTTATAGTGGTTGTAGGTGTGCTTTACTGGGGTGTTGAACCTTTGGCTCATGCGACTTTCCACCCTGAAGTGGCAAAGGCTGATTTTGCATTTAAAGATTTGCAAGAAGTAGATATTAGTAAAGGCGATGCAGAGCGTGGTAAGGCTCTCATTGAGGCAAATTGTATAGGCTGCCACACCCTTAATGATGTGGGCATTGCTGGAGGCGATATGGCAATGTATTTTCGCGATGATAAAGAGGCGACTATCTCAACGCCTGATATTTCCACTGCAGGCGCAATTTATCATGAGAAATTTTTGGCAAATCTTATTATGAATCCTATTGAAACGCTCCACCTTAGCCATAAATTTCCTAATTTTGACTTTCCTATGCCTCCGTATGCTGGCGATGAAAATCAAGAACAAGAAGTGGCAGATATGGTCGCCTATCTCAAATCCATAGGCTCTGTATCGCTTAAAAAACAAGTCTTAGAATCTCAAGAGTTCGTGAGCAAAAAAGAAAGAATTGAAAAGGCAAATATATCTGAATCGCAAAAGCAAAATGAGATTGCAAAGCTTGAAGATAGCCTTACAAATAAAGCCGTATTCCTCAATGCCTGCTCACGCTGTCATACGATGAAATATGACAAAGTCGCCTCAAAGACTACGCCTCAAAGCTTGGGTATATATCTTGGCTCAGCTGCGCCGGATTTATCAACTATCATTCGCAGCAAGGGTGAGCATTATTTAGAGTATTTCATCAACGACCCGCAAAAAGTCTCTTACAAATCTATACAAGAGGCTATTATCAAAAAGCAAGGCTCACTGCCTGCTAATGACAAAAAAAGCGATTGGCAAGATGACAAAGATTATAGCAATCTGGCCAAAGAGCTAGGCGTTATGCCGGTGGGACTTTCTATGCCGCGCGTTGGATTAACACAAGAATCACAAGAGCGCGTTGTGGCTTACTTAGAATCTATTGGAGATTCTAAAAAAGCGGAGCGCGAAAGCTTGGGCGTTAAAATAATGATTTTCTTTGCTGTGATGAGCGTGCTAGCATACCTATGGAAGCGCCGCATTTGGAGCGAAGTGCATTAA
- the thyX gene encoding FAD-dependent thymidylate synthase, translated as MVENIACKIHITLLHYTPLEVCSHAIRTCWQSFDKSDNGGQKDMELIDRVGNKFKHASTLEHLHYNFYIQGISRACLQELARHRMASFSVKSSRYTLKELKNLPSFLPANAENLARAEEFIVLTSNEQVNLASLHALENLRQILCNNVNNDIAKFAMPESYRTELSFSINARSLQNFLALRTSKSALWEIRALALALFNALPEEHRFIFEEHITQ; from the coding sequence ATGGTAGAGAATATCGCTTGCAAGATTCATATCACACTTTTACATTATACGCCTTTGGAGGTATGCAGCCACGCTATTCGCACTTGTTGGCAGAGCTTTGATAAAAGCGATAATGGTGGGCAGAAAGATATGGAGCTTATCGATAGGGTGGGGAATAAATTTAAGCACGCAAGCACTTTGGAGCATTTGCACTATAATTTTTATATTCAAGGCATTTCTCGCGCGTGTTTGCAGGAGCTAGCACGCCACAGAATGGCAAGCTTTAGTGTGAAATCTTCACGCTACACGCTTAAAGAACTTAAAAATCTCCCTAGCTTTCTCCCTGCCAACGCAGAAAATCTAGCGCGTGCAGAGGAATTTATCGTCCTCACAAGCAATGAGCAGGTCAATCTCGCCTCACTCCATGCGCTTGAAAATTTGCGCCAGATTCTGTGCAATAATGTAAATAACGACATTGCCAAGTTTGCTATGCCAGAATCTTATCGCACAGAACTAAGTTTTAGCATTAATGCAAGGAGTTTGCAAAATTTTCTTGCTTTGCGCACTTCTAAGAGTGCATTGTGGGAGATTAGAGCCTTAGCTTTAGCGCTTTTTAACGCTTTGCCAGAGGAACATCGCTTTATTTTTGAGGAGCATATCACGCAGTAA
- a CDS encoding DUF354 domain-containing protein has translation MIWLDIIDPKYVLFFKSLLPKLQALDSVIITTRKSAGYDECAKLLKLFNIESYAIGGYGGASKLGKFEARLKRQKGFLALFKKVGMPHLFITGASVDGVQCAYGLGIPIVQFADTPVADWRFSKEKITILSRLSLPLSSLVFYPFVVPKVCYTSLGLADSQVIAYDFIDVALWLQDVPTYALDSIQRAAFCKKWHLDKNLPIILVREEEYKAHYVTQKLPIIYESITLLAQAFNVLLMPRYESDGLETRFGGQARITIIKQKLMPKDFYPFIDVLLGGGGTMNLEACYLGIPVISTRSLLLFHDKFLIKHKLMYHAKSAQEVMSLLTKIPKKSQKKQDSLFAPNGADFSKILPHIKKLIHRP, from the coding sequence ATGATATGGCTTGATATTATTGACCCAAAGTATGTGCTATTTTTTAAATCCTTATTGCCTAAACTTCAGGCGCTAGATTCTGTGATTATCACCACGCGCAAAAGTGCGGGCTATGATGAATGTGCCAAACTCCTAAAACTCTTTAATATAGAATCTTATGCTATTGGCGGCTATGGGGGAGCGAGCAAGCTTGGTAAATTTGAGGCGAGATTAAAGCGGCAAAAGGGCTTTTTGGCACTTTTTAAAAAAGTGGGTATGCCGCATCTTTTTATCACTGGAGCAAGCGTAGATGGCGTGCAGTGCGCGTATGGTTTGGGCATTCCTATCGTGCAGTTTGCTGACACGCCTGTGGCAGATTGGCGCTTTAGTAAAGAAAAAATCACTATTCTTTCGCGCTTGAGCTTGCCGCTCTCAAGCCTTGTTTTTTATCCTTTTGTCGTGCCAAAAGTGTGTTACACAAGTTTGGGGCTAGCAGATTCTCAAGTCATAGCTTATGATTTTATAGATGTGGCTTTATGGCTGCAAGATGTGCCTACTTATGCGCTAGATTCTATACAGCGCGCAGCATTTTGCAAAAAGTGGCATTTAGATAAAAATCTACCCATTATTTTAGTGCGCGAGGAGGAGTATAAGGCGCATTATGTGACGCAAAAACTGCCTATTATTTATGAGAGTATTACGCTTCTAGCTCAAGCGTTTAATGTATTGCTTATGCCGCGATATGAAAGCGATGGGTTAGAAACGCGCTTTGGAGGGCAGGCGCGTATTACAATCATCAAGCAAAAGCTTATGCCAAAAGATTTTTATCCCTTTATTGATGTGCTGCTAGGTGGGGGCGGGACTATGAATTTAGAGGCGTGCTATCTTGGCATACCTGTGATTTCTACGCGCTCGCTTTTATTGTTCCATGATAAATTTCTTATAAAGCACAAACTTATGTATCACGCAAAAAGTGCGCAAGAAGTGATGTCTTTGCTCACAAAAATCCCAAAAAAATCCCAAAAAAAGCAAGATAGCCTCTTTGCACCAAATGGTGCGGATTTTAGTAAAATCCTACCTCATATCAAAAAGCTTATACACCGCCCATAG
- a CDS encoding type II secretion system F family protein, whose translation MKKLPNKLPRKYLIKGIKDNAHIQITLFATSYENAKEQSLQKYNIYPIDIKVLSGFEFLHLQMLWLDNKINKQDISALFLQISIMLSASLPLLEVIQVCAKNTQKPALKHILLEIAYRLNLGQKLSIAFKEHRHIFGDMTWSMIALGEKSGELGEIFKMLSAHLEKEHKNKSKIKRALLYPLLVLISIIGAFVGLVMFVLPEFLVMFDELSVNLPIYTRVLIHLQHFFTHFGLIALIVCAVSAVVLYRFYTRSLNFRHKIHALSLHVPVIGEMIKLNVFYQYTFTLFLQLKSATPLDVALSLSNDTIGNLALKARFMQALTLVKNGKSLSLALTQEHLLDDISLAILAAGEQSGKLPEMLEVCAKRFEEIAQGKIDFLISLIEPLLSFIMGVLLLLLALGVFVPMWDMSSHAMGGV comes from the coding sequence ATGAAAAAACTGCCCAACAAACTGCCGCGAAAATATCTCATTAAAGGCATTAAGGATAATGCACATATTCAAATCACACTTTTTGCGACTTCATATGAAAATGCCAAAGAGCAGAGCCTGCAAAAGTATAATATTTATCCCATTGACATTAAGGTTCTAAGCGGTTTTGAGTTTTTGCATTTGCAGATGCTGTGGCTTGATAATAAAATTAATAAACAAGATATAAGCGCGCTTTTTTTGCAAATCTCAATTATGCTAAGTGCCTCCCTGCCGCTTTTAGAAGTCATTCAAGTGTGTGCGAAAAACACACAAAAGCCTGCTTTAAAGCATATTTTGCTTGAGATTGCTTATCGATTGAATCTAGGACAGAAATTATCTATAGCATTCAAGGAGCATAGGCATATTTTTGGCGATATGACTTGGAGTATGATAGCACTTGGCGAGAAAAGCGGGGAGCTAGGCGAGATTTTTAAAATGCTTAGCGCGCATTTGGAAAAAGAGCATAAAAATAAAAGCAAAATTAAGCGCGCACTTTTGTATCCGCTGCTTGTGCTTATAAGCATTATCGGGGCGTTTGTGGGGCTAGTGATGTTTGTGCTGCCGGAATTTTTGGTGATGTTTGACGAACTAAGCGTGAATTTGCCCATATACACGCGTGTGCTTATACATTTGCAGCATTTTTTCACGCATTTTGGGCTAATAGCTTTGATTGTATGCGCTGTGAGCGCGGTGGTGCTGTATAGATTCTATACGCGCTCACTTAACTTTAGGCACAAAATCCACGCGTTAAGCCTGCATGTACCAGTCATTGGCGAGATGATAAAGCTTAATGTGTTTTATCAATACACTTTCACACTCTTTTTGCAGCTTAAATCCGCCACGCCACTTGATGTGGCTTTAAGCCTAAGCAATGATACTATAGGCAATCTAGCCCTTAAAGCGCGCTTTATGCAAGCACTCACTTTAGTAAAAAATGGCAAAAGCCTATCGCTTGCGCTCACACAAGAGCATTTATTAGATGATATTTCGCTAGCCATTTTGGCTGCTGGTGAGCAAAGCGGGAAATTGCCTGAAATGCTTGAAGTGTGTGCAAAGCGCTTTGAGGAGATTGCACAAGGCAAGATTGATTTTTTAATCTCACTCATCGAGCCGCTTTTAAGCTTTATTATGGGCGTGCTGCTTTTGCTTTTGGCTCTAGGCGTGTTTGTGCCGATGTGGGATATGAGTTCGCACGCTATGGGCGGTGTATAA
- a CDS encoding GspE/PulE family protein, with translation MMSEALPFINLHTHTLCEKSLNALEYKFILKHQCLIFAFNSKEVCIALKDTSAPIGLIRAHIAKLYPYAKLALFTCLPQAFDVQAKQIQRFQMFHTLKNALLQQHKTPLDSKNAFQDLSAVALLDFILQACIEEGASDIHFECFNEQHIHKARIRVRVDGMLREIFSLESSIFEALSSLLKLECELDINQNRQSQDGRFSREFNALGYDFRLSCLPAFGGESIVLRILHKNAKSIHLEQLGFNPTHLEIIKRNIFTPHGIILLTGPTGSGKSTTLYAILELLKSPLKKIITLEDPIEYQMQLVTQVLVQDKYDFGFTQALRAILRHDPDILSIGEIRDEQSLEIALRASLTGHLVLATLHANDALSVIERLLDMGAQGYLLASSLHLVISQRLARRLCPHCKLPLSAQEVYKHFEQRAITHLWEEVEQGSFFAPNGCGHCHMQGFSGRLLISECLEHSPLVYEYIKSPQNKAYIMQELRQMGFKSMFENGLQMLKNGLSSFDEIYRVCKI, from the coding sequence ATGATGAGTGAGGCGCTGCCTTTTATTAACCTGCACACGCACACATTGTGCGAAAAATCTTTGAACGCACTTGAGTATAAATTTATTTTAAAGCATCAGTGCCTTATTTTTGCTTTTAATTCCAAAGAAGTGTGCATAGCCCTTAAAGATACTAGCGCGCCCATTGGGCTTATACGCGCGCATATTGCAAAGCTATATCCTTATGCGAAATTAGCACTTTTTACTTGCTTGCCCCAAGCCTTTGATGTGCAAGCAAAGCAAATCCAGCGCTTTCAAATGTTTCATACGCTTAAAAATGCCCTTTTGCAGCAGCACAAAACGCCTCTAGATTCTAAAAACGCATTTCAAGATTTAAGCGCGGTGGCGCTGCTTGATTTTATCTTGCAGGCGTGCATTGAGGAGGGCGCGAGTGATATACATTTTGAATGCTTTAATGAGCAGCATATCCATAAAGCGCGCATAAGAGTGCGCGTAGATGGTATGCTAAGGGAAATTTTCAGCTTAGAATCTAGCATCTTTGAGGCTTTAAGCTCGCTTTTAAAGCTTGAGTGCGAGCTTGATATTAATCAAAATCGGCAAAGCCAAGATGGGCGATTTAGTCGCGAATTTAATGCTTTGGGCTATGACTTTAGGCTTTCATGTTTGCCCGCATTTGGTGGAGAGTCAATTGTGCTTAGAATCTTGCATAAAAATGCCAAAAGCATTCATTTAGAGCAGCTAGGCTTTAATCCTACGCATTTAGAGATTATTAAGCGCAATATTTTTACCCCACATGGCATTATTTTGCTCACAGGTCCAACAGGCAGTGGCAAATCCACAACACTTTATGCGATATTAGAATTACTCAAATCCCCGCTTAAAAAAATTATCACCCTTGAAGACCCCATTGAATACCAAATGCAGCTTGTTACTCAAGTGCTTGTGCAGGATAAATATGATTTTGGCTTCACACAAGCATTAAGGGCGATACTGCGCCATGACCCAGATATTTTAAGCATAGGCGAGATACGCGATGAGCAAAGCCTTGAAATCGCGCTTAGAGCGTCTTTGACCGGACATTTAGTGCTAGCTACATTGCATGCTAATGATGCTCTAAGCGTGATAGAGCGTTTGCTTGATATGGGCGCACAGGGCTATTTGCTTGCTTCAAGTTTGCATTTAGTTATCTCCCAACGATTAGCTAGGAGGCTTTGCCCACATTGCAAGCTGCCCCTTTCTGCGCAAGAAGTTTATAAACACTTTGAGCAGCGTGCTATCACGCATTTATGGGAAGAGGTGGAGCAAGGCTCATTTTTTGCGCCAAATGGCTGCGGACATTGCCATATGCAGGGCTTTAGCGGGCGTTTATTAATAAGTGAATGCTTAGAGCATTCGCCCTTAGTGTATGAATATATTAAATCCCCACAAAATAAGGCATATATCATGCAGGAGCTAAGGCAAATGGGCTTTAAGAGCATGTTTGAAAATGGCTTGCAAATGCTAAAAAATGGGCTAAGTAGCTTTGATGAAATTTATAGAGTGTGCAAAATATGA